The Argentina anserina chromosome 5, drPotAnse1.1, whole genome shotgun sequence genome includes the window gcaacacataATCTCCGCTCTTTGGACAGGATATATTGGCAATGGCAACTTCTCCAAGTTCTGGATTTCGATGAGTCCTACATGCACTAAGAAGTGCCCTCCATATAACAACATCCGGCTCCACTGCCATGGCCTTTATGGTTGCATAAGCCTCTTCAAGAAGCCCCGCTCTACCCAAGAGATCAACCATGGCTCCATAATGCTCAATTTCTGGCTGCATTGAGTACCGACTACTCATCAAATCAAAGTACCTGCGACCCTCTTCCACCAAGTTACAATGACCGCATGCTTTCAGAAGCGCAACAAAAGTTATAGAATCAGGCAACACATTCTCCATCTCCATCTTTGCAAATATCTCAATCGCCTCCAAAGCAAGCCCGTGAATTGCAAGTCCATTGATCATCGCATTCCAAACCGAGACATCATTACGCCGGAAAGCACCAAAAATCTCTCTAGCAGTCTGCACTCTACCGCACTTTGAGTACATGTCTATAAGAGCTGCACGCAGTATAAAATTCAGCTCAATCCTCTTCTCCACCATCACACAATGCACCCTCTGCGCATTATGCAGCGCCCCAAGCCGCGCGCACGCAGTGATCACAGACGAAAATGTGAACCCATCCGGCTCCAAATCCGAGCTCAACAGCTTCCGGAACATTCCCAACGCCTCCTGAAAACGCTCATTCCGAACACAGCCTCCAATCACAGTGTTCCAAGTTACTAAATCCGGGTTAGGACATTTTCGGAATACTCTCTTCGCAATGTCACATTCCCCACTCCTCATTAGGCTTTCAATAACAAGATTAAAAAAGTTGACAACATAAGCACAACTGATAATGTGATCAACGAGTTGAGTAGCTAAATTGAGACAACCACAGCGGTTATAAACAGCTACAAGGGAAGCGAGGAGAGAAGGGTAGGTGTCATATCCACGTGTAATGATTCTAGCGTGGGTTTGAATTGCACTTGCGGAATCCAAGTAGCGTTTGCAGGATTTAAGAATGCGATGGAGGTTTTGCTGTTCTGGAAGGATTGAGAAATATGAACGTTGGTAATAAGAAGAGAAATTGATGAGCCCAGTAA containing:
- the LOC126793697 gene encoding pentatricopeptide repeat-containing protein At5g50990, with the protein product MTRMSHSALSGAKKLLNPSAGSRAVTTSPTPQPNNLPSTSSFGGQTPRDKEQQNLHRILKSCKRYLDSASAIQTHARIITRGYDTYPSLLASLVAVYNRCGCLNLATQLVDHIISCAYVVNFFNLVIESLMRSGECDIAKRVFRKCPNPDLVTWNTVIGGCVRNERFQEALGMFRKLLSSDLEPDGFTFSSVITACARLGALHNAQRVHCVMVEKRIELNFILRAALIDMYSKCGRVQTAREIFGAFRRNDVSVWNAMINGLAIHGLALEAIEIFAKMEMENVLPDSITFVALLKACGHCNLVEEGRRYFDLMSSRYSMQPEIEHYGAMVDLLGRAGLLEEAYATIKAMAVEPDVVIWRALLSACRTHRNPELGEVAIANISCPKSGDYVLLSNTYCSMKRWENAERVREMMKKQRVRKNQGKSWLELDGVIHLFRADDQTHPEIKSVYSVLEALILRTKSEGFMPVTELVLMDISEEEKEGNLNFHSEKLALAFAILKTSPGTEIRISKNLRICHDCHCWMKMVSRILNRDIIVRDRIRFHHFEGGMCSCGDYW